A region from the Acomys russatus chromosome 22, mAcoRus1.1, whole genome shotgun sequence genome encodes:
- the LOC127205903 gene encoding LOW QUALITY PROTEIN: uncharacterized protein KIAA1143 homolog (The sequence of the model RefSeq protein was modified relative to this genomic sequence to represent the inferred CDS: substituted 3 bases at 3 genomic stop codons), which yields MSKQNQVSWYVLPIEPAFLSRAKERVGYREGPTIETKKIPPQLPDEDDKDREREDTREGITIEMXYDXINNXKKKGDLTAEEVMKIEAEIKAAKADEEPPPADGRILYQKPVKRASSKNCSGLTTSSKKKKTNEDDVKKQNSVKKNSQKKIRNSSLLSFDSDDEHE from the exons ATGAGCAAGCAGAACCAGGTGTCCTGGTATGTGCTGCCCATCGAGCCCGCCTTCCTGTCCCGCGCCAAGGAGCGAGTCGGCTACAGGGAGGGACCCACCATAGAGACCAAGAAAATCCCACCTCAGCTCCCAGATGAAGATGACAAGGATAGA gaacgggaggatacaagggaggggataaccattgagatgtaatatgactaaattaataattaaaaaaaaaagggagacctAACAGCCGAAGAAGTCATGAAAATTGAAGCAGAAATAAAGGCTGCCAAAGCAGATGAAGAGCCACCTCCAGCTGATGGAAGaatcctgtatcaaaaaccaGTCAAGCGCGCCTCCAGCAAAAACTGTTCTGGGTTAACAACAAgctccaaaaagaagaaaactaatgaAGATGATGTAAAGAAGCAGAATTCCGTTAAAAAGaactcacagaaaaaaataagaaatagcaGTCTCCTTTCTTTTGACAGCGATGATGAACACGAATAA